One window from the genome of Pseudomonas sp. L5B5 encodes:
- a CDS encoding DnaJ C-terminal domain-containing protein, with product MDFKDYYKILGVEPTADDKAIKAAYRKLARKYHPDVSKEKDAEAKFKDASEAYEALKSADKRAEYDDLRKYGQHGQPFQGPPGWQSRGGFGGDGGGDFSDFFSSIFGNRGPGFGGPEQRRSSGRRGQDVEMELPIFLEETLSTESKKISFQVPQYNASGQHVSNTSKSLNVKIPAGVTDGERIRLKGQGAPGVGGGANGDLYLTIRFAPHPKFDVEGEDLIITLPLAPWELALGTEVAVPTLTGKINLKVPAGSQNGQRMRAKGHGLLNKAGQRGYLFVQLKAVMPKHTSDDVKVLWQELAKKAAFDPREHF from the coding sequence ATGGACTTCAAAGACTATTACAAGATTCTCGGCGTGGAGCCGACGGCGGACGACAAGGCGATCAAGGCCGCCTATCGCAAGCTGGCGCGCAAGTACCACCCCGACGTCAGTAAGGAAAAGGATGCCGAGGCCAAGTTCAAGGACGCCTCGGAAGCCTACGAGGCACTGAAAAGTGCCGACAAGCGCGCCGAGTACGACGACTTGCGCAAGTACGGCCAGCATGGCCAGCCGTTCCAGGGCCCGCCAGGCTGGCAGAGCCGTGGTGGCTTCGGCGGCGATGGCGGCGGGGATTTCTCGGACTTCTTCAGTTCGATCTTTGGTAACCGGGGGCCAGGATTCGGCGGCCCGGAACAGCGTCGCAGCAGCGGCCGTCGCGGACAGGATGTGGAAATGGAACTGCCGATCTTTCTTGAGGAAACCCTGTCGACCGAATCCAAGAAGATCAGTTTCCAGGTGCCGCAGTACAACGCTTCGGGCCAGCATGTGAGCAACACCAGCAAGAGCCTGAACGTGAAGATCCCGGCCGGTGTCACCGATGGCGAGCGTATCCGTCTCAAGGGCCAGGGCGCGCCGGGTGTCGGGGGTGGGGCCAATGGCGACCTGTACCTGACGATCCGCTTCGCGCCTCATCCCAAGTTCGATGTCGAGGGCGAGGACCTGATCATCACCCTGCCGCTGGCACCCTGGGAGCTGGCGCTGGGCACCGAAGTCGCGGTGCCGACCCTGACCGGCAAGATCAACCTCAAGGTGCCTGCCGGTAGCCAGAACGGCCAGCGCATGCGTGCCAAGGGCCATGGCCTGTTGAACAAGGCCGGCCAGCGCGGCTACCTGTTCGTGCAGCTCAAGGCGGTGATGCCCAAGCACACCAGCGATGACGTCAAGGTCTTGTGGCAGGAACTGGCGAAGAAGGCGGCGTTCGACCCACGGGAACATTTCTGA
- a CDS encoding Hsp70 family protein, translating into MNNASPARGCGIDFGTSNSTVGWLRPGQETLIALEDDKITLPSVVFFNIEERRPVYGRLALHEYLEGYEGRLMRSLKSLLGSKLIKHDTSVLGTAMPFKDLLGLFIGQLKNRAEATAGREFTEVVLGRPVFFVDDDQAADQEAEDTLVEVARKLGFKDVSFQYEPIAAAFDYESSIEREELVLIVDIGGGTSDFSLVRLSPERRGVDDRHDDILATGGVHVGGTDFDKQLSLSGVMPLFGYGSRMKSGAYMPTSHHMNLATWHTINSVYSQKSQLALGSMRYDIEDTGGIDRLFKLIEQRAGHWLAMEVEETKIQLTHADHRLVPLDRIERDLSIDLTRALFESSIDNLLERIRNSVTQLLGNANVTVGQVDTVFFTGGSSGIPALRQSVAAMLPNARHVEGNIFGSIGSGLAIEAKKRYG; encoded by the coding sequence ATGAACAACGCCTCCCCGGCCCGCGGCTGCGGCATCGATTTCGGCACCTCCAACTCCACCGTCGGCTGGCTGCGCCCCGGACAGGAGACGCTGATCGCCCTGGAGGACGACAAGATCACGTTGCCGTCGGTGGTGTTCTTCAATATCGAGGAACGTCGTCCGGTCTATGGCCGCCTGGCCCTGCACGAGTACCTGGAGGGCTACGAAGGTCGCCTGATGCGCTCGCTGAAGAGCCTGCTGGGCTCCAAGCTGATCAAGCACGACACCAGCGTGCTGGGCACCGCGATGCCGTTCAAGGACCTGCTGGGGCTGTTCATCGGTCAGCTCAAGAATCGCGCCGAAGCCACCGCTGGTCGGGAATTCACCGAAGTGGTGCTGGGCCGCCCGGTGTTCTTCGTCGACGACGACCAGGCCGCCGACCAGGAGGCCGAAGACACCCTGGTGGAGGTCGCCCGCAAGCTCGGCTTCAAGGATGTGTCCTTCCAGTACGAACCCATTGCCGCAGCCTTCGACTACGAGTCCAGCATCGAGCGTGAAGAGCTGGTGCTGATCGTCGACATCGGCGGCGGTACCTCGGACTTCTCCCTGGTGCGCCTGTCTCCCGAGCGCCGTGGGGTCGACGATCGCCACGACGACATTCTCGCCACCGGTGGCGTGCACGTGGGCGGTACCGACTTCGACAAGCAGTTGTCGCTGTCCGGCGTGATGCCGTTGTTCGGTTATGGCAGCCGGATGAAGAGCGGCGCCTACATGCCCACCAGCCACCACATGAACCTGGCGACCTGGCACACCATCAACTCGGTGTACTCGCAGAAATCCCAGCTGGCCCTGGGCAGCATGCGCTACGACATCGAGGACACTGGCGGCATCGACCGTCTGTTCAAGCTGATCGAGCAGCGTGCCGGCCACTGGCTGGCCATGGAAGTGGAAGAGACCAAGATCCAGCTGACCCACGCCGACCACCGCCTGGTGCCCCTGGACCGTATCGAGCGCGACCTGAGCATCGACCTGACACGGGCCCTGTTCGAGTCGTCGATCGACAACCTGCTCGAGCGTATCCGCAACAGCGTCACCCAGTTGCTCGGCAACGCCAATGTCACTGTCGGTCAGGTCGACACGGTGTTCTTCACGGGCGGCTCCAGCGGCATTCCAGCCCTGCGCCAGAGCGTGGCGGCGATGCTGCCCAATGCCCGGCACGTGGAAGGCAACATCTTTGGCAGCATCGGCAGCGGCCTGGCGATCGAAGCCAAGAAGCGCTACGGCTGA
- a CDS encoding AI-2E family transporter, whose amino-acid sequence MPTFSQRHLLFISWIIIFGGLLLALPLRLLPSLLAGLLVFELVNMLTPQLQRLIEGRRARWLAVALLGTLVVSLLTLLFAGAISFLLHEAENPGASLGKFMVVVDKARGQLPPFLDSYLPASAAEFQAAIGAWASKHLSELQLVGKDAAHMFVTLLIGMVLGAIIALQRIPDLTKRKPLAAALFDRLHLLVQAFRNIVFAQIKISLLNTFFTGIFLALVLPMFGVKLPLTKTLIVLTFLLGLLPVIGNLISNTLITIVGLSLSIWVAVAALGYLIFIHKLEYFLNARIVGGQISAKSWELLLAMLVFEAAFGLPGVVAGPIYYAYLKSELKQVGLV is encoded by the coding sequence ATGCCAACGTTTTCACAGCGTCATCTGTTGTTCATCAGTTGGATCATCATCTTTGGCGGGCTGCTGCTGGCCTTGCCGTTGCGGCTGCTACCGAGCCTGCTGGCGGGGCTGCTGGTGTTCGAACTGGTGAATATGCTTACCCCGCAACTGCAGCGACTGATCGAGGGCCGGCGCGCGCGCTGGCTGGCGGTGGCCCTGCTCGGCACCCTGGTGGTCAGCCTGCTGACCCTGCTGTTCGCCGGCGCCATCAGTTTCCTGCTGCATGAAGCCGAGAATCCCGGCGCCTCGCTGGGCAAGTTCATGGTGGTAGTGGACAAGGCGCGGGGCCAGTTGCCGCCGTTCCTCGATTCGTACCTGCCGGCCAGTGCCGCAGAGTTCCAGGCCGCCATCGGCGCCTGGGCCAGCAAGCACCTGAGCGAGCTGCAACTGGTGGGCAAGGACGCGGCGCACATGTTCGTGACGCTGCTGATCGGCATGGTCCTGGGGGCGATCATCGCCCTGCAGCGCATCCCCGACCTGACCAAGCGCAAGCCTCTGGCGGCGGCGTTGTTCGACCGCCTGCACCTGCTGGTGCAAGCCTTTCGCAACATCGTCTTCGCGCAGATCAAGATCTCCCTGCTCAACACCTTCTTCACCGGGATCTTCCTGGCGCTGGTCCTGCCGATGTTCGGGGTCAAGCTGCCGCTGACCAAGACCCTGATCGTGCTGACCTTCCTGCTGGGCCTGCTGCCGGTGATCGGCAACCTGATCTCCAACACCCTGATCACCATTGTCGGGCTGTCACTGTCGATCTGGGTGGCGGTGGCCGCGCTGGGCTACCTGATCTTCATCCACAAGCTGGAATACTTCCTCAACGCGCGGATCGTCGGCGGGCAGATCAGTGCCAAGTCCTGGGAGCTGCTGCTGGCGATGCTGGTGTTCGAGGCGGCGTTCGGCCTGCCCGGGGTGGTGGCAGGGCCGATCTACTACGCCTACCTGAAAAGCGAGTTGAAGCAGGTGGGCCTGGTCTGA